A stretch of Vigna angularis cultivar LongXiaoDou No.4 chromosome 4, ASM1680809v1, whole genome shotgun sequence DNA encodes these proteins:
- the LOC108330368 gene encoding ERAD-associated E3 ubiquitin-protein ligase component HRD3A: protein MCDVTSLVTMSHFVLVLFEEDFKDDPGVEPDSSAEWDELGDGDAHKSEENLDPGSWHPIFKPPSGDPKPLSEFDDAYYSAVEKLMSNNLTLTEDGVVEITIGAETSHPAVQSVLGFFWEMGLLRKRSKGKAFLYHHFVAEGGNMQSKMALAYKYTHPDVSVTSPPSFSFLFPFLIGASFLSTISVNSVINCIIIVRFHNGAEENKEALRKSRGEEDEDFQILEYQAQKGNVVAMYKVGLFYYFGLRGLRGDHFKALLWFLKAAEKGEPRSMELLGEIYDRELSVERKRGTYLISFDDGVVWQEWISSTDRRLLQTIMVSEAVDLLLR from the exons ATGTGTGATGTCACTTCCCTCGTTACTATGAGTCac TTCGTGCTCGTGCTCTTTGAAGAAGACTTCAAGGACGACCCTGGCGTCGAACCTGATTCCTCCGCCGAATGGGACGAGCTCGGTGATGGAGACGCCCATAAATCTGAGGAGAACCTCGACCCTGGTTCATGGCACCCCATCTTTAAGCCCCCCTCCGGAGACCCCAAACCTCTCTCGGAATTCGATGACGCCTATTACTCCGCCGTCGAAAAGCTCATGTCTAATAACCTCACCCTCACTGAAGACGGCGTCGTAGAGATCACTATCGGAGCCGAGACCAGCCATCCCGCCGTGCAATCTGTTCTAGGGTTTTTTTGGGAAATGGGGCTTTTGAGAAAGCGAAGCAAGGGGAAGGCATTTTTGTATCACCACTTCGTCGCCGAGGGCGGCAACATGCAGTCGAAGATGGCTTTGGCTTATAAGTACACGCATCCAGACGTGAGTGTGActtctcctccttctttttcctttcttttcccCTTTCTGATTGGTGCTTCATTTCTCTCTACGATCTCTGTGAATAGTGTGATAAATTGCATCATCATTG TTAGGTTTCACAATGGGGCTGAGGAGAACAAGGAGGCTCTGAGAAAATCTAGGGGGGAAGAGGATGAGGACTTTCAGATATTGGAGTATCAAGCCCAGAAGGGGAATGTTGTTGCCATGTACAAAGTTGGCCTCTTTTACTATTTTGGCCTTAGGGGATTGAGGGGTGATCATTTCAAGGCACTGTTGTGGTTTTTGAAGGCTGCAGAGAAGGGAGAGCCCCGCTCTATGGAGCTTCTTGGAGAGATCTATGATAGGGAATTAAGTGTTGAGAGAAAACGTGGCACGTACTTAATTTCATTTGATGACGGTGTTGTCTGGCAGGAGTGGATTTCTTCTACCGATAGGAGGCTGCTTCAGACAATAATGGTGTCGGAGGCAGTGGATCTGCTGCTCCGTTGA
- the LOC108330369 gene encoding uncharacterized protein LOC108330369 — protein sequence MASPDPKGVDGVRMTWNVRPRTKVESSKCVIPLAATVTSSAPTLTSPASSTPLSAARPLPLPSTPLPASTSLPRSGSAPSAISATTSPLSTTPSQKLTSPMNYTPNTPLSSTSSPSPIPSTHPPFSSLSSTPLSSRRRSNSSNHISTSSRDWPSSR from the coding sequence ATGGCGAGCCCAGATCCCAAGGGAGTGGACGGAGTGCGCATGACATGGAACGTGAGGCCCCGCACCAAGGTGGAATCGAGCAAGTGCGTCATCCCTCTGGCAGCCACCGTCACCTCATCCGCCCCAACCCTGACATCCCCCGCCTCCAGCACGCCCCTCTCTGCTGCAAGACCTCTTCCTCTGCCCTCAACCCCTTTGCCCGCATCGACTTCACTGCCAAGATCTGGATCTGCCCCTTCTGCTATTAGCGCAACCACTTCCCCCCTCAGTACCACGCCATCTCAGAAACTAACTTCCCCGATGAACTATACCCCGAATACACCACTGTCGAGTACATCGTCCCCCTCTCCAATTCCCTCAACCCATCCCCCGTTTTCCTCTTTGTCCTCGACACCTCTCTCATCGAGGAGGAGATCTAATTCCTCAAATCATATCAGCACTTCGTCGCGCGATTGGCCTTCTTCCCGATAA